ACATTCTTCAATTCTTCCAATCTGATTTCTCCTTTCTTCTTTTAATTTGAAACCGCCTTTAACCCCACAATGGATCCTATCAAAGTAGCCAGGAAGAATATCCTCAGAAAGGTAGCCGGCTCCTTAAACACCAGGATGCCCAGCAAGGCGGTTCCCACGGCCCCAATGCCGGTCCATACCGCATAAGCGGTACCTATGGGCAGGGTTTGGGTGGCCTTGATCAGCAAGGCCATGCTGATCAAAAGGGTTATGCCAAACCCGGCATACCACCAGTACATCTCGCTCCCGGAGGTTATTTTGGCTTTCCCCAGGCAGAAGGCAAATGCCGCTTCAAACAAACCTGCTATGATCAGGATAATCCAGTTCATGCTTTTTTTCTGTTGATTTTTATCCCTTACTTTCCCTGATCACGCTTAAACTTTTCTGCCAGCATTTCACCTGCACTGGCAATGCTCTCCACAGGGGTTTCATGGAATACCACTACGATAGGTTCCTTGGGGATTCCCGTTATCCTGCTCAGCTCATCGGTAAAAACCCTGGCAATCTCGGCTTTTCTTGCATAGCCCTGGGGCGTGATCTCAATGGTGATAATCGGCATTTTTCCTTTAATTTTTCAGTGACCTTT
The window above is part of the Bacteroides sp. genome. Proteins encoded here:
- a CDS encoding multidrug efflux SMR transporter encodes the protein MNWIILIIAGLFEAAFAFCLGKAKITSGSEMYWWYAGFGITLLISMALLIKATQTLPIGTAYAVWTGIGAVGTALLGILVFKEPATFLRIFFLATLIGSIVGLKAVSN
- a CDS encoding tautomerase family protein produces the protein MPIITIEITPQGYARKAEIARVFTDELSRITGIPKEPIVVVFHETPVESIASAGEMLAEKFKRDQGK